Proteins encoded within one genomic window of Bdellovibrio bacteriovorus:
- a CDS encoding GreA/GreB family elongation factor: protein MDKKKLVEAIRTQLENDLSVAKQAALATYEAATHEESKPENEYDTRGLEASYLAGAQAKRISEIEELLVILKHLDVKTFGPGDKINSTALVEVEFNGKHSFFFIVVKGGGVNVKFEGRTVQIVTPSSPLGEALQDLRQGDIAVVENGDQVREYEIINIW from the coding sequence TTGGATAAAAAGAAACTGGTAGAAGCCATTCGCACACAGCTGGAAAACGATTTGTCCGTTGCCAAACAGGCCGCACTAGCCACTTACGAAGCCGCGACCCATGAAGAAAGCAAACCTGAAAATGAGTATGACACTCGGGGTTTGGAAGCTTCTTATCTGGCGGGGGCTCAAGCAAAAAGAATTTCTGAGATTGAAGAGCTTTTGGTCATCCTTAAGCACTTGGATGTTAAGACTTTCGGTCCCGGTGACAAAATCAATTCTACCGCTCTGGTTGAAGTTGAATTCAACGGAAAACACAGTTTCTTTTTCATCGTCGTCAAAGGCGGTGGCGTGAACGTCAAATTTGAGGGACGTACAGTTCAAATCGTCACGCCCAGCAGCCCTTTAGGAGAAGCGCTCCAAGATCTTCGCCAAGGAGACATCGCCGTTGTCGAAAATGGCGATCAGGTGCGCGAATACGAAATCATCAATATTTGGTAG
- a CDS encoding asparaginase domain-containing protein has translation MGNAIQDVVIITTGGTIEKTYNEFDGSLENRGTSIRNRILSKMRLPYTNIMVYPLLSKDSLYMTDADRALISATIKDQMQRGCPIVILHGTDTMSVTAEHCYQVLGTPAVPVVFTGAMIPMGFEDSDAAQNVTEALLTAKLMQPGFYISFHNQVFTVPHVRKNREKGTFESF, from the coding sequence ATGGGAAATGCAATTCAAGACGTCGTTATCATCACTACTGGTGGAACCATCGAAAAAACTTACAACGAGTTCGATGGCTCACTTGAAAATCGCGGAACAAGCATCCGCAACCGCATTCTTTCGAAAATGCGCCTTCCCTACACGAACATCATGGTTTATCCGCTTTTAAGCAAAGACTCTTTGTACATGACGGATGCCGATCGTGCCTTAATCTCGGCCACCATCAAAGATCAAATGCAAAGAGGATGTCCGATCGTTATTTTGCATGGCACAGATACTATGAGTGTCACGGCGGAACATTGTTATCAGGTTTTGGGAACACCTGCCGTACCCGTCGTGTTTACTGGAGCTATGATTCCGATGGGGTTTGAAGACAGCGATGCGGCTCAAAACGTCACGGAAGCTCTGTTGACCGCAAAACTTATGCAACCTGGTTTTTACATTTCCTTTCACAACCAAGTATTCACGGTTCCTCACGTTCGCAAGAACAGAGAAAAAGGGACTTTCGAAAGTTTCTAG
- a CDS encoding NAD(P)H-binding protein, with amino-acid sequence MKIAVAGASGFVGKALIQELKKSHQVIALSRSAKKAKSDSEVEWRACDLFSLLDAEKALKDVDVAIYLVHSMRPSAHLTQGTFDDFDLIVADNFVRAAEKNHVKQIIYLGGMRPDNAPDLSRHLRSRWEVEEVFKNSTIPATVLRAAIILGPEGSSFQIMARLVARLPLMICPSWTNTLSQPVALKDVVQSILYCAENGDTYNKVFDIGGTAISYREMMQKIADQMGLKRSMLRFPFLTPQLSTLWVCLITQAPWSLVSPLVKGLRYDLLIDPKRALVIPNHNFADVDMALKEALIDYDPHKKPLAFKGTEVGKHVVRSVQRLPLPPGKTAESVAHAYLDFLPTLPAFLKVDVEGRWVYFRWRFPDTKLLVLEYAPERSWSHRQLFYVRGGLLAAKTERGRLEFREILGGKAVIAAIHDFVPRMPWYVYRWTQAYFHLWVMKQFGRYLKRNKKQRPNKRQIPRPS; translated from the coding sequence ATGAAAATCGCCGTAGCGGGAGCCAGCGGATTTGTGGGGAAAGCTCTTATTCAAGAGCTTAAAAAGAGCCATCAGGTGATTGCTCTGAGTCGCTCCGCAAAGAAAGCTAAATCTGACAGTGAAGTTGAATGGCGGGCCTGCGATCTTTTTAGTTTGCTGGACGCGGAAAAGGCTTTAAAGGATGTGGACGTCGCAATTTATTTAGTCCATTCCATGCGTCCTTCCGCGCACCTGACTCAAGGAACCTTTGATGATTTTGATTTGATCGTGGCTGATAACTTCGTGCGCGCGGCGGAGAAAAATCATGTGAAGCAAATCATTTATCTGGGCGGAATGCGCCCGGATAATGCTCCGGATTTATCGCGACATTTACGAAGTCGCTGGGAAGTGGAAGAGGTTTTTAAAAACAGCACTATTCCCGCAACCGTTTTGCGGGCGGCGATTATTCTGGGACCGGAGGGGTCTTCATTTCAAATCATGGCTCGCTTAGTAGCTCGACTGCCCTTGATGATTTGTCCCTCGTGGACGAACACTTTGAGTCAGCCCGTCGCTTTGAAGGACGTGGTTCAAAGCATTCTTTACTGTGCTGAAAACGGTGATACCTATAATAAAGTTTTCGATATTGGCGGAACGGCGATTAGTTATCGAGAGATGATGCAGAAAATAGCCGATCAAATGGGATTGAAGCGCTCAATGCTTCGCTTTCCCTTTTTAACTCCGCAGCTTTCAACGTTGTGGGTTTGTTTGATAACTCAAGCTCCTTGGTCTTTGGTGTCACCTTTAGTCAAAGGTTTGCGATATGATTTATTGATTGATCCCAAGCGCGCCTTGGTAATTCCCAATCATAATTTTGCCGATGTCGACATGGCCTTAAAAGAAGCGTTGATTGACTACGATCCGCATAAGAAACCGTTGGCATTCAAAGGCACTGAAGTCGGTAAGCACGTCGTGCGTTCTGTCCAACGCTTGCCTTTGCCGCCCGGAAAAACAGCAGAGTCGGTGGCGCACGCCTACTTGGATTTTTTACCGACACTGCCGGCCTTTTTAAAAGTGGATGTCGAGGGTCGTTGGGTTTATTTCCGTTGGCGTTTTCCAGATACAAAACTTTTGGTGTTGGAATATGCGCCCGAACGAAGCTGGTCTCATCGTCAGCTCTTTTATGTGCGAGGCGGATTGTTAGCGGCAAAAACGGAGCGGGGCCGACTGGAGTTTCGCGAGATCCTTGGTGGTAAAGCCGTCATTGCCGCCATCCATGATTTTGTTCCACGCATGCCTTGGTATGTGTATCGATGGACACAAGCTTACTTTCATCTTTGGGTGATGAAACAATTCGGTCGCTACTTAAAACGAAATAAAAAGCAGCGTCCGAATAAACGTCAAATTCCGCGACCTTCGTAA
- a CDS encoding glycosyltransferase family 39 protein: MVLGLAWFFYLSPRPYNANFIQPDLKLYNKAPSTLNHRGTPEGLYWLSFTTPGRIFALDKLLLRTRNCVHSLTTTKGDWNIPTELSKVCDNKKGLSLTKTAAFLFSETQWHIAGSTRGDLHGVILDKDWSEPKLVGGLIFFLLSLSVLLFALIPADDNSERIAVVFALCGAFVLRFWFVFITYPPEFSLFSDMSAYFQRAWEISRHSFNANQLFQPIGFTLWSQWIRDLGGFELFNWTQVFFSWGIVVLIYLMVRERFGRLAGFISLFFAAIHIPQAAMASLHLAENAYAFLITLSLYFILKTLKKERWTGYFLIGALLMTAFYFKGNHAFFLPAFSLWLLYRDRKNLLQGISKVFALGLGCMLIAIPHLVWTKAHYGKSYLGPTAGALNFVEGKCPSKDNQDSQGSRWMSPLFTVTGERTFKQWPRPFTDQNYFWNEGFKCIQENPWVLAESFRYVYYLFAGNMLWPVGETPMRSLFLDWEEFFHFFLLPFTVIGALAYARKNDDYSKVAALLMLTLFFTVWFFKSENRFRVPFDAVLIIWSSAGLAWAFERVRALLPTRDPEMEEAYEGRGI; the protein is encoded by the coding sequence ATGGTTTTAGGACTGGCGTGGTTCTTTTATCTTTCACCTCGTCCTTACAATGCAAACTTCATTCAACCTGATCTTAAGCTTTACAATAAAGCCCCTTCCACTCTCAATCACCGCGGGACGCCGGAAGGTCTGTATTGGTTAAGCTTTACAACACCCGGAAGAATTTTTGCCTTAGATAAGCTTCTTCTTCGCACCCGCAATTGCGTTCATTCTCTTACAACAACTAAAGGGGATTGGAATATCCCGACCGAGCTTTCAAAAGTTTGTGACAATAAAAAAGGTCTTTCGCTGACAAAAACGGCGGCCTTTCTTTTTAGCGAAACGCAATGGCATATTGCTGGTAGCACTCGCGGGGACCTTCACGGAGTGATCTTAGATAAAGATTGGTCTGAGCCAAAACTTGTGGGTGGACTTATTTTTTTCCTTCTGAGTTTAAGTGTACTGCTCTTCGCACTTATTCCCGCCGATGATAATTCAGAACGTATCGCCGTTGTTTTTGCTCTTTGCGGAGCCTTCGTTCTGCGCTTTTGGTTTGTGTTTATTACCTATCCACCCGAGTTCAGTCTTTTTTCCGATATGTCGGCTTATTTTCAAAGAGCATGGGAAATTTCACGGCATTCCTTCAATGCCAATCAACTTTTTCAACCGATTGGATTCACGCTTTGGTCACAATGGATTCGCGATCTTGGAGGCTTTGAGCTTTTCAATTGGACTCAAGTTTTCTTTTCTTGGGGCATCGTCGTACTGATCTATCTTATGGTGCGAGAACGATTTGGAAGACTGGCGGGATTCATCAGTCTTTTCTTTGCAGCGATTCATATTCCTCAGGCTGCTATGGCGTCCTTGCATCTGGCTGAAAATGCCTATGCCTTTTTAATCACGCTTTCCTTGTATTTTATTTTAAAGACTTTAAAGAAAGAAAGATGGACCGGTTACTTTCTTATCGGCGCCCTTTTAATGACGGCTTTTTACTTTAAAGGAAATCACGCGTTTTTCTTACCGGCATTTTCTTTGTGGTTACTCTATCGTGATCGCAAAAATCTGCTTCAAGGAATCTCCAAGGTGTTTGCATTAGGATTGGGCTGTATGCTCATCGCCATTCCCCATCTTGTTTGGACGAAGGCTCATTATGGGAAATCTTACCTAGGACCTACCGCTGGCGCTTTGAACTTTGTTGAAGGAAAATGTCCCTCTAAAGACAACCAAGATTCACAAGGCAGTCGTTGGATGTCGCCTCTTTTTACGGTGACGGGCGAAAGAACCTTCAAACAGTGGCCTCGTCCTTTCACAGATCAGAACTACTTTTGGAACGAGGGCTTCAAATGTATTCAAGAAAATCCCTGGGTACTCGCTGAAAGCTTTCGCTATGTTTACTATTTGTTTGCCGGAAATATGTTATGGCCTGTAGGTGAAACGCCGATGCGTTCGCTCTTCTTGGACTGGGAAGAGTTCTTTCACTTCTTCCTTCTTCCTTTCACCGTGATCGGGGCTCTAGCTTACGCAAGAAAGAATGACGACTATTCGAAAGTCGCCGCTTTATTGATGTTAACCCTATTTTTCACTGTGTGGTTTTTCAAATCTGAAAACAGGTTTCGCGTCCCTTTCGACGCGGTCCTTATTATCTGGTCGTCGGCCGGTTTAGCATGGGCTTTTGAGAGAGTAAGAGCCTTGCTTCCCACGCGCGATCCGGAAATGGAAGAAGCTTACGAAGGTCGCGGAATTTGA
- a CDS encoding DUF924 family protein: protein MNYQAIIDFWFEEIDPSLWFMKDELFDQQIRRRFFDVFKDVVAGKTHAWRGTPEGRLAEIIVLDQFSRNLFRDSSQAFAQDELALHLAKEAIRVGDDQRLPVVQRHFFYMPFMHSEDLQAHEEAVKLFSQKGLENGLKFELMHKKIIETYGRYPHRNKALGRISTPEELEFLKQPGSSF from the coding sequence ATGAATTACCAAGCCATCATTGATTTTTGGTTCGAGGAAATTGATCCCAGTCTGTGGTTCATGAAAGATGAACTTTTTGATCAGCAAATCCGCCGCCGCTTTTTCGATGTTTTTAAAGACGTCGTCGCAGGAAAAACTCATGCCTGGCGTGGGACACCTGAAGGTCGTCTTGCTGAAATTATTGTGCTTGATCAATTTTCCAGAAATCTTTTTCGCGATTCTTCGCAGGCTTTCGCACAAGATGAATTAGCCCTGCATTTAGCGAAAGAAGCTATTCGTGTCGGTGACGATCAACGCCTGCCTGTCGTACAAAGACATTTCTTTTACATGCCCTTTATGCACAGTGAAGACTTGCAAGCGCACGAAGAGGCAGTGAAACTTTTTTCACAAAAAGGTCTCGAGAACGGTCTTAAATTTGAATTGATGCATAAAAAAATCATCGAAACCTATGGTCGTTACCCGCACCGAAATAAAGCTCTTGGACGCATTTCAACGCCCGAAGAACTTGAATTTTTAAAGCAGCCCGGTTCTTCATTCTAA
- a CDS encoding carbohydrate porin translates to MKSIKWFVICMLSSSVSFAMNADFIGYLRGGTGVNFEGGKQDCFFNSGIPGNFLRLGNECGFYSELAMVFHHKKPEEQDSVFFRTQVRLMFNSKGTRQWEAAANRDMSQIEAFVTAGGFTDIPGEFWVGKRFYRDVDLYIFDWYYYADMSGVGAGIDNIPVDAGGKFAIAHLIQANDDLSATTAGRPVLQAVDLRWKTIPVFAEQNLNLWGVYAWAQASSDGTTSYIDTNGYSISARLNGSVLDGNNNTTILYGKGAMKDLNIYASSAVPSTDDSQNKAWTLRLVEDWNHDVTDRWAVMFGFAAEIGDNGNDENNHREWQEIGIRPIYFVSDRFQWVFETGYSRFKDESEVDGGGNPVGARELSRVSLAPQLSFSKTIWGRPVMRAFVSHSMWSNSNKEIIGGANSAFRDKTAGTSFGYQFEAWF, encoded by the coding sequence GTGAAAAGTATTAAGTGGTTCGTAATTTGTATGTTGTCATCGTCCGTGAGCTTTGCCATGAACGCGGATTTTATTGGCTACTTACGTGGCGGAACGGGAGTGAATTTCGAAGGTGGAAAACAAGATTGTTTTTTCAATTCCGGAATCCCTGGTAATTTCCTACGTTTAGGTAATGAGTGCGGTTTCTATTCGGAACTTGCGATGGTGTTCCACCATAAAAAACCTGAGGAACAAGACTCGGTATTTTTTAGAACGCAGGTCCGTTTGATGTTCAATTCCAAAGGGACACGTCAGTGGGAAGCTGCGGCAAATAGGGACATGAGTCAAATCGAAGCCTTCGTTACGGCGGGTGGATTTACCGATATTCCTGGAGAATTCTGGGTTGGAAAACGCTTTTACCGTGACGTCGATTTGTACATTTTTGACTGGTACTACTATGCGGATATGAGCGGTGTTGGAGCGGGGATTGATAATATTCCTGTCGATGCCGGTGGAAAATTTGCGATCGCGCATTTGATTCAAGCAAATGATGATCTTTCCGCAACCACGGCAGGTCGTCCCGTGTTGCAAGCGGTGGATCTTCGTTGGAAAACGATTCCCGTTTTTGCCGAACAAAATTTAAATTTGTGGGGCGTTTACGCTTGGGCCCAAGCAAGTTCTGATGGAACAACATCGTACATCGATACGAATGGATATTCGATTTCAGCGCGCTTGAATGGTTCTGTGCTTGATGGAAATAACAATACGACAATCTTATACGGTAAAGGCGCGATGAAAGATTTAAATATCTACGCAAGCAGTGCCGTTCCTTCAACAGACGACAGTCAGAACAAAGCCTGGACGTTGCGTTTAGTGGAAGATTGGAATCACGATGTAACCGATCGCTGGGCGGTGATGTTCGGCTTTGCGGCTGAAATCGGTGACAACGGAAATGATGAAAACAATCACCGTGAATGGCAAGAGATCGGTATTCGTCCGATTTATTTTGTCTCGGATCGCTTTCAATGGGTTTTTGAAACAGGTTATTCTCGCTTCAAAGACGAATCAGAAGTGGATGGAGGCGGAAATCCCGTGGGAGCGCGCGAGTTGAGTCGTGTGTCGTTAGCTCCGCAGTTGTCTTTCAGTAAAACGATCTGGGGGCGCCCGGTAATGAGAGCTTTCGTCAGTCACTCTATGTGGTCGAACTCGAATAAGGAAATCATTGGCGGAGCAAATTCGGCCTTTAGAGATAAAACGGCCGGAACAAGTTTTGGTTACCAGTTTGAAGCTTGGTTCTAA
- a CDS encoding Hsp20/alpha crystallin family protein: MRTLTPYMTNRRPFATDLFDEVERMFESFATSANTNSERSFTPAFEVSETEDHYLLGVDLPGIKKEDLKIELNDNVLSISGERKRGNSAESFTKRFTLPKTVDVEKIEANYEDGVLNMYLPKAAAAKPRSIEIQSKSGGFFEKLIGSKKVGEDTSSTNSAH; the protein is encoded by the coding sequence ATGAGAACACTCACACCCTATATGACAAATCGCAGACCTTTTGCCACAGATCTTTTTGACGAAGTAGAGCGCATGTTTGAAAGCTTTGCTACGTCTGCAAATACGAATTCTGAGCGTAGTTTTACACCTGCATTTGAAGTCTCTGAAACAGAAGATCATTACTTGCTAGGTGTCGATCTGCCTGGAATTAAAAAAGAAGATCTTAAAATTGAGCTGAACGACAACGTTCTAAGTATCTCAGGCGAAAGAAAACGCGGTAACAGCGCGGAATCTTTCACGAAGAGATTCACTTTGCCAAAAACCGTAGACGTCGAAAAAATCGAAGCAAACTACGAGGATGGCGTGCTCAATATGTATTTACCTAAAGCAGCTGCTGCGAAACCTCGCAGCATCGAAATTCAATCTAAATCCGGCGGCTTTTTTGAAAAGCTGATCGGTTCTAAAAAAGTGGGTGAGGACACATCCTCTACGAACTCAGCTCACTAA